The Ovis aries strain OAR_USU_Benz2616 breed Rambouillet chromosome 11, ARS-UI_Ramb_v3.0, whole genome shotgun sequence genome window below encodes:
- the KRT32 gene encoding keratin, type I cuticular Ha2 gives MSCRPERCLGYICQPGACVPSLCVSTTYHPTSRIFSSMGSCSLYYESVFNSNEKETLQFLNSRLAAYLERVRQLERENVELERRLQEACDFQEPTVGPNYLCCFKTIEELQQKILYSKAENARIVVQIDNTKLAADDFRSKYETELGLRQLVEADTNGLRRILDELTLCKADLEMQVESLKEELMCLKKNHEEEVGALRCQLGDRLNIEVDAVSPVDLNTVLEEMRCRYEALVETNRRDVEEWFTRQMEELNQQVVTSSEQLQSYQSDIIDLRRTVNTLEIELQTQHSLRDSLENTLTETEARYASQLAQMQGLVTDVESQLAEIRCDLERQNQEYRVLLDVRARLEAEINTYRGLLDSEDCKLPCNPCSTPSQPSSSVPRTVCVPRTVCVPCVPCHPSCH, from the exons ATGAGCTGCCGGCCAGAGCGGTGTCTGGGTTACATCTGCCAGCCTGGGGCGTGTGtaccttctctctgtgtgtccacCACCTACCACCCAACTAGCCGCATCTTCAGCTCCATGGGTTCCTGCAGTTTGTACTATGAAAGTGTCTTCAATAGCAACGAGAAGGAGACCCTGCAGTTCCTGAACAGCCGCCTGGCTGCCTACCTGGAGAGGGTGAGGCAGCTGGAGCGGGAGAATGTGGAGCTGGAGAGACGACTCCAAGAGGCCTGTGACTTTCAAGAGCCCACTGTGGGTCCTAACTACCTGTGTTGTTTCAAGACCATTGAGGAGCTCCAGCAGAAG ATTCTGTACTCAAAGGCAGAGAATGCCAGGATAGTCGTGCAAATTGACAACACCAAGCTGGCTGCAGATGACTTTAGGAGCAA GTATGAGACGGAGCTGGGTTTGCGGCAGCTGGTAGAGGCTGACACCAATGGCCTGCGCCGGATCCTGGATGAGCTGACCTTGTGCAAGGCCGACCTGGAGATGCAGGTGGAGTCCCTGAAGGAGGAGCTGATGTGTCTCAAGAAGAACCACGAGGAG GAAGTTGGTGCTCTCCGATGCCAGCTTGGGGACCGCCTTAACATTGAGGTTGATGCTGTGTCCCCAGTGGACTTGAACACGGTGCTGGAAGAGATGCGATGTCGGTATGAGGCTCTGGTGGAGACCAATCGCAGGGACGTGGAGGAATGGTTCACCAGGCAG atggAAGAGCTTAACCAGCAAGTGGTCACGAGCTCTGAGCAGCTTCAGAGCTACCAGTCAGATATCATTGATCTGAGACGAACGGTCAACACCCTGGAGATAGAGctgcagacccagcacagcctg AGAGACTCCCTGGAGAACACCCTGACAGAGACGGAGGCCCGCTACGCCTCCCAGCTGGCCCAGATGCAGGGCCTGGTCACCGACGTAGAGTCCCAGCTGGCTGAGATCCGCTGTGACCTGGAGCGGCAGAACCAGGAGTACCGGGTGCTGCTGGATGTGAGGGCCCGACTGGAGGCAGAGATCAACACATACCGGGGGCTGCTGGACAGTGAGGACTGCAA GTTGCCGTGTAACCCATGCTccactccctcccagccctcctccaGTGTGCCGCGGACCGTCTGCGTGCCCCGCACCGTCTGTGTGCCTTGTGTGCCCTGCCACCCGAGCTGCCACTGA